The following coding sequences are from one Ooceraea biroi isolate clonal line C1 chromosome 5, Obir_v5.4, whole genome shotgun sequence window:
- the LOC105279238 gene encoding uncharacterized protein LOC105279238, whose protein sequence is MLRLNVIETLNVREMSQEDTQRWLKEVMSKIIDNLGPDIDKARYELYQLVDTVMSTQFYVRVKFRDRSKKNGDEEISLVLKRSAQTNPEIRRGYCMDSQFYNEIVFYRTYAQLHDNLPRCYYVDYRPPTDSVIALENIVQRGYHPCPYTMDVPLEYTLAIVRVLARFHGKGYVMKELRREEFLDIVAGFRKTRFEEVPYDNIFGNLIGQSATRAVEYLRRHGYDADFCDKTEALFSNAMENVMMEAIQPREPLCTLCHGDFTVSNMFFKAEDDGKYSAMLIDFACVSYLTPATDLSMYLCLFSPNGLTKDNFYKIMRVYHDTLKECLLDAGIQDVAKYSYEAFLDDFRKSSLYGFCAATSYLPICLGYSIPICPKKVFEMGFTAYANICKQAGGDEVSKILADTLLRLKELGCLEHVL, encoded by the coding sequence ATGTTGAGATTGAACGTTATTGAGACGCTGAATGTTCGAGAAATGTCCCAAGAAGACACTCAGAGATGGCTGAAGGAGGTGATGTCGAAGATCATCGATAATCTCGGGCCGGACATCGACAAAGCTCGCTATGAATTATATCAGCTCGTCGATACCGTAATGTCCACTCAGTTTTACGTGCGCGTCAAGTTCAGAGACAGATCGAAGAAGAATGGAGACGAGGAAATTTCACTGGTGCTAAAGCGGTCCGCGCAGACCAATCCGGAGATCAGACGAGGGTACTGCATGGATAGTCAGTTTTACAACGAGATCGTGTTCTACCGGACGTACGCCCAGCTGCACGACAATCTGCCAAGATGCTACTACGTGGACTACCGGCCGCCCACCGACTCCGTAATCGCCCTGGAGAACATTGTCCAGCGGGGATACCATCCTTGCCCGTACACGATGGACGTTCCCCTGGAGTACACGTTGGCGATAGTTCGCGTGCTGGCACGATTCCACGGCAAGGGTTACGTCATGAAAGAACTGCGGCGAGAAGAGTTCCTCGATATTGTAGCTGGATTTCGGAAAACCAGATTTGAAGAAGTGCCGTACGACAACATCTTCGGGAACCTAATCGGGCAGAGCGCGACGCGAGCGGTGGAGTATCTTCGCAGACACGGCTATGACGCAGATTTCTGCGACAAGACGGAAGCCTTGTTCTCGAACGCGATGGAGAATGTGATGATGGAGGCGATACAACCGCGAGAACCATTGTGTACCTTGTGTCATGGTGATTTTACGGTGAGCAATATGTTCTTCAAGGCGGAAGACGACGGAAAATACAGCGCGATGCTGATCGACTTTGCGTGCGTTTCTTATCTGACACCCGCTACTGATCTGTCCATGTATCTCTGTCTTTTCTCCCCGAACGGTTTGACGAAGGACAATTTCTACAAAATCATGCGAGTCTATCACGACACGCTAAAAGAGTGCTTGTTGGACGCTGGCATCCAGGACGTGGCAAAGTACTCGTACGAGGCTTTCCTGGACGATTTCAGAAAGAGCAGCCTCTACGGCTTCTGTGCCGCGACGTCCTATCTACCGATATGTCTGGGATACTCCATTCCAATATGTCCGAAAAAGGTTTTCGAAATGGGTTTTACAGCATATGCAAATATATGCAAACAAGCTGGCGGAGATGAAGTATCGAAAATACTTGCCGACACGTTGCTACGTCTGAAGGAGCTTGGTTGCTTGGAGCACGTTTTGTAA
- the LOC105279237 gene encoding uncharacterized protein LOC105279237 has product MSRDEDCDRWIKETMTNVIETLGVNKDDAHYELATSTDIYSSTMHYVTVKFKSKTSSENEEYALILKRPMQIEIIRELFRVDFQFHNEILFYQTYARPGDNFPRCFYTAERPPTDSVLALENVTKSGYHAYPQGYNAPLEYTLAAMREIGRFHGKGYVMKKLQREEFFGIVERIQEGRYDLKMSDNYLRPFFNCMAPRAVEYLRRQGYDPVFCDKTETLLSDAFDRIMLKTVQPQEPLSTLCHGDFTLNNMLFKAEGDGQYRAMLIDFALIIHATPVVDLSTYLCLSCSNEIRKEKFPEIMRAYHDALKEYLQDAGIWDAKKYSYDAIVENYVKGSLFGFVIASFYLVILMGRCTVGPEQLVHIDTTEFAMMCKEAGGDEMSKILADMLLELKDLGCLKHLL; this is encoded by the coding sequence ATGTCTCGCGACGAAGATTGTGACAGATGGATCAAAGAGACGATGACGAACGTTATCGAGACACTCGGGGTGAACAAAGATGACGCTCACTACGAACTCGCCACATCTACTGATATCTATTCATCCACCATGCATTACGTAACTGTGAAGTTCAAAAGCAAGACGAGTAGTGAAAACGAGGAATATGCTCTGATACTGAAGAGACCGATGCAGATAGAGATCATAAGAGAGTTATTTCGTGTCGATTTTCAGTTCCACAACGAGATCTTGTTCTATCAAACGTACGCGCGACCGGGCGACAATTTCCCGAGATGCTTCTATACCGCCGAGAGGCCACCTACCGATTCCGTACTCGCCTTGGAGAACGTCACAAAATCGGGATACCATGCCTATCCGCAGGGCTATAACGCTCCCCTGGAATACACCCTCGCAGCGATGCGCGAGATAGGTCGGTTCCACGGCAAAGGCTATGTCATGAAGAAGCTGCAGCGGGAGGAATTCTTCGGCATCGTGGAACGAATTCAGGAAGGTAGATATGATCTGAAAATGAGCGACAATTATTTGAGGCCCTTCTTCAACTGTATGGCGCCGCGAGCGGTGGAGTATCTTCGCCGTCAAGGCTACGACCCGGTCTTCTGCGACAAGACGGAAACTTTACTTTCGGACGCGTTCGACAGGATAATGTTGAAGACGGTGCAGCCGCAGGAGCCTCTGTCCACACTCTGTCATGGTGACTTTACGCTGAACAACATGCTCTTCAAGGCGGAGGGCGACGGACAATACCGCGCGATGCTGATCGACTTTGCGTTGATCATACACGCGACGCCCGTCGTCGATCTCTCTACGTATCTCTGTCTGAGTTGCTCGAATGAGATAAGGAAAGAGAAGTTCCCTGAGATCATGCGAGCGTATCACGATGCGCTAAAGGAGTATCTGCAAGACGCCGGTATCTGGGACGCTAAAAAGTACTCGTATGATGCAATAGTAGAGAACTACGTGAAAGGCAGTCTCTTCGGTTTTGTCATCGCATCGTTTTACTTGGTGATCTTAATGGGACGTTGTACGGTAGGTCCGGAGCAATTGGTACATATAGACACAACAGAATTTGCGATGATGTGCAAAGAGGCCGGCGGAGACGAAATGTCCAAAATACTGGCCGATATGTTATTGGAACTGAAAGACCTTGGTTGTTTGAAACACTTGTTATAA
- the LOC113561923 gene encoding uncharacterized protein LOC113561923, which yields MLHDKDFQRWLKEVMSKILENLGLNDSDARYELPNLKDNIMSTTYNMCVRYEDKAKGESVKLSMILKKPPHSDYIRRETNSDRQFNNEILFYRMYAQPEENFPKCFYADHARNSVIALENMNAKGFYLCAYTHDVPLEYTLAAMRELGRFHGKGYEMKELQREKFFKIVNQLQEVRYYKTGENIFRHFCNVLATHGLEYLRRHGYDANFCDRMEVLLTDAFTNVMLKSMQPLEPLSTLCHGDCTLYNMLFRAEGDGQHRAMLIDFAFVTYATPVVDLSTYLCICCSNDIRKDKFSEIMQAYHDALKKYLQDAGVWNDEKYSYDVFLDNYKWGALFGFVLASFQLIFLKGYSTLDVESLSILGPSEYGKLCKQSIDDKFSKILADMLLQLKDLGCLINLL from the coding sequence ATGTTGCACGACAAGGACTTTCAGAGATGGCTCAAAGAGGTGATGTCGAAGATCTTGGAGAATCTCGGACTGAACGACAGTGATGCCAGATACGAGCTGCCCAATCTCAAGGACAACATAATGTCCACTACGTATAACATGTGCGTGAGATACGAGGACAAAGCGAAAGGCGAAAGTGTGAAGCTATCAATGATATTGAAGAAACCGCCGCATTCTGACTATATAAGAAGAGAGACAAACAGTGACCGCCAGTTCAACAATGAGATCTTGTTCTACCGGATGTACGCTCAGCCGGAAGAGAACTTCCCAAAGTGCTTCTACGCGGATCATGCGAGGAATTCAGTGATCGCCCTGGAGAATATGAACGCGAAAGGCTTCTATCTCTGTGCCTACACGCACGATGTTCCTCTGGAGTACACATTAGCAGCGATGCGCGAGCTGGGACGATTCCACGGCAAGGGCTACGAGATGAAGGAACTGCAGCGGgagaaatttttcaagatCGTGAACCAGCTTCAGGAAGTCAGGTACTACAAAACGGGAGAGAACATATTCAGGCATTTCTGCAACGTCCTGGCGACCCACGGACTCGAGTACCTTCGCAGACATGGCTACGACGCTAACTTCTGCGACAGGATGGAAGTTCTACTCACGGACGCGTTCACTAACGTGATGCTGAAGTCGATGCAACCGCTGGAGCCTCTGTCCACCTTGTGCCACGGTGACTGTACGCTGTACAACATGCTCTTCAGGGCGGAGGGCGATGGACAACACCGCGCGATGCTGATCGACTTTGCATTTGTCACTTACGCGACACCCGTGGTCGATCTCTCGACGTATCTCTGTATCTGTTGCTCGAACGACATAAGAAAGGACAAGTTCTCCGAGATCATGCAAGCGTATCATGATGCGCTAAAGAAGTACCTACAAGACGCTGGCGTTTGGAATGATGAGAAGTACTCGTATGACGTCTTCTTGGATAATTACAAATGGGGTGCTCTTTTTGGTTTCGTCCTCGCGTCCTTTCAGCTGATATTTTTAAAGGGTTATAGCACGCTAGATGTAGAAAGTCTAAGTATCTTGGGGCCATCAGAGTACGGGAAATTGTGCAAACAATCTATCGATGATAAATTTTCCAAGATACTGGCGGACATGTTGTTGCAGTTGAAAGATTTGGGTTGTTTgataaatttgttataa